The following nucleotide sequence is from Candidatus Eisenbacteria bacterium.
TCATCTATCTTCTGGACTTCTCGAAGCTGCCATGCCAGTCTGACGTGCGCAGCAGCATAGTTCTGCACAAGCTTGAACGAGTTGTCGTCCTTGTAAATAGTCTCGTCATACCTTCTGTCTTCGGTAAGCAGTCCGCCGTACCGGAACGTGTGATAGAGGTTCTGAATGGTCTTATCAATATCGACCTTCCCATAAGGGCCGACCGGTTGAGGCTGGACCCGGAAAACAAGTCCTTCAAGAGTAAGTCTGGGCGCAAGCCCCATCTGGTCGGGAACCGTGACGGCAAGATAGATCGGTTGTTTTGCCGCACCCCGGGTTTCATTGACCTCGAGAATATGCTTCACCATTATGTCCTTGATGAGGACCGCCCTCCCCTCCGCGTCTCTGTAGGGCTCAAGCGAGTCAATGACATTGTCGGGCATGTCTATGGGCACCTTCGGATCCTGATGTTTCAGCTGTTTTATGTACCAGGGAGTGTTAAGAAGGCTCAGGTTCACCACCCGGACATCTTTCCTCACTTTCTCAACTTCCTGAATATACCAGAGCGGGAAAGTGTCGTTGTCGCCGTTTGTGAGTATTACTGCGTTTTTCTCGAGCGGCACCAGCATGTTGTAGGCATAGTCGTGCGCCACAAAATTGCCCCGCCTGTCGTGAGTGAAGAATCTGTCCGATACGGGTCTCGGAGAAACCGGCAAAATAGGAAGAATGATCGAAATCGACCAGACTGAGACGATTAGAGGCTTCTGCAGGCCTCCCTTCACAGATATCCGTACCCAGTCCGCGAGGGCGGCAAGGCCCATTCCTATCCACATCGCCATGATAAGAAAGGAGAATGTGTAGAAGTAGTCTCTTTCTCTGACTTCGCTGGCTGTGAAGTTGAGGTATATGATGAGTCCGAGACTCGTGATGAGGAAGAAGGTTCCAATGAGAAGAAATCCCTTCTTCTCTCTCATGGCATGCGAAACAGCTCCAAAGATGCCAAGCGCCAGAGGAAGGTATATCGAAACAGGCGTGAGATAGTTTGTGAGAACAAATTGTTCCTTGAGGTATCTGATGTACATCCCGAGCTGAAGAGAAAAATCCGCTCTTCTGATGAAGATGCTCCCTGGCTTGTATTGATCACGCCTCAATACGTCCCACAGAGCCCGCCAGTTATCAGGGTTGGCCTCATCTATTGGCGGGTTAAGCCTGGACCTGATGAGGAGATAGAGGTGGACCGAGACACCGACGAAGCAAAGCAGAAAGGCCCATCCAATGAACTTTGAGTTGAAGATTGACCGCCAATTGACGGCGAAAACAAGAAGGACTATCGAAGGCGCAACAAGCACGGTGCCAAGGTGAATACTGACCGAAAGAGACAGAAGGTAAACGATCAGAAGAAGGAGAGTATCATCATTTTTCTCACCCAGTCTTTCCCACCACCTGAGAGACAGCCACAGGCAAAACATCATGAAGAACGAGCTCAGGGAGTATACTTCTGCCTCAATGGCGCTATCCCAGAAGACTCTCGAAAACGCAGCGAAGAGACCTGCGCTCAAAGCACCAAGGCAGCATGTTATGGTTTGGAAACTCTTGAGGGGCGGCTTAAACCACAACTTGAGAAGCCTCAAGGTTGAGAGGTAGAGAAAGAGTACCGCCAGGACAGAGGTAAAGGCCGAAAGAAAGTTCAGCCTGACCGCTATAGTTGAGACTGGTATGATCGAGGCCAGCCTTCCGATAAGAACGTAGAGAGGCGTGCCCGGAGGATGCGGAATCCCCAGAACGTAGGCGGTTGCTATGAATTCGCCTGCATCCCAGAAAGGAACCGTGGGCGTAAGCGTTATCAAATAGGCCGCGAATGCGACAACAAAAAGAGCTGCGCCGCAAATTAGTTCTATTGAACCTGACCGGTTCAAAGAACCCTTGCTGAGACTCTTATCTTCCGTCACTTCCGCCATTCTCTCCTCCACTGACCTTCAACTTGCATGGCAAGGGCGCTCTCATCCGGAGACAAGCGGTTGTCTTGCCTTACGACGGAGCTCGATGAAGCGGCTGAATCCAAGACTGTATATACTACACCGATACGGCGCCCATTTCTACATCTTCTTTCTAGAAAATAGAAAATAGTGACAGTCACCTATTTCGCGTGCGCTCAAGCCTGCATCGGCTCCTCGGCACGGACTCGACTGCGCTTCCGGTGCCCGCTGCCATTCACTATCTCAGTGCCCCCAGAAGAAACTTCTCCATTTCCTTTGCGCAAGTATCCCAGTTGAAGGTGAGTGACCATTCTTTCGCACCCTTTGAGAGCTTTGCAGAAAGCTCTTTGTCCTCAATGATTCTTATCATAGCATCTGCAAGCTCACGGATATTGCCGTGCTCGACGAGGATTCCGCTCACTCCATCTCTGACAGAATCGATGAGGCCCGGACTTCTGGACGCAACAACGGGCGTGCCGCAGGCATTTGCCTCAAGCACTGTCAGTCCCCAACCCTCTTTGGGAGAAGGATTGACGACGAGATGGGCCTCTCTCAGGAGTCTCACCTTCTCATCACTCGGGACCTGTCCCACAAAACTCACAATGTCCAGAACTCCCAGTTTCTCTGAAAGCTCAACCAGCGGCCCTTTGTACGGTCCGTTTCCGACCACGACGAGTCTTGCATCTGGGACGCGTTCTTTCACAAGAAGCATTGCCTTCAGAAGATACTGGACGCCTTTGTATTTGCGAAGTCTTCCGAGGTAGACCAGAAGCGCCTTCTTGCTTTTTGCGATCGTGCTTGAATCCGAATACAGTGCATGATCAAGCCCGCAATGAATGACAGAAATCCGGTGACGGTTTACTCCTCTTCGAACCAGATCATCCCTGGTGCTCTCAGATATGGCAACAAAAGGAACTTTGGCATAGACCAACGGAATAAGAAGTTCATGCAAGTACACGTACATGGCCAGAATCGGCGACGTCTCCTTGAACACAGTAGAACCGAAAAGGTGAGGCACAGTCGCAACGACTCTTGATTTCGCATAGAGCGGGCTGAAAAACGGAATCTTGTTTATATCTTCGAGAACGATGTCGAATCTCTCGTTCTTGAGTTTCATTACGTAGTATATGGGTAAGGCAAGATTCGCATTGTGCCATCTCCCCTTTCTTATTACCCGTATCCCGTCAATCCGGACTTCTTCCCTGCAGTCCGGGAAGCCGCTCGCGAGAAGTGTTACTTCGTGGCCCCACGTAACAAACCTCTTGAGGATCTCATGGATGTGAACCTCTGCTCCCCCCGCCTCCGGGTTGGCAATGTCACGCCAATTTATGGCAAGAATCTTCAAGACGGCCCCTCACCTCAATCCTCTCCCCAGGGGGGAGAGGAAGAATGCCGTGTGAATTTCCTCGCGGCTGCACCCTCAACCTTCTCCCGCGATGGAGAAGATGATTCTACCTCGGACACCGGCACTCCTTCCTGGCGATGACTCCGATCACAAAATAGGTATAGTAGGAGACCTTCTTCTTTCTGAACCAACGTCTGAATGATTCCGAAACGGCCGTGACGACCGGGATTCCGCGCGGATACAGCGGAAGCCGGGCGATACGCAGTCTCATAAGTAAGTACCGCGTCCCCCTGTAAAAAAGTCCAGGCACCATCCAGTCGCCGTATGCGGAGACAGGGCTAAATCCATTGGCTCTGAGTACATTCTCGAGCCCGCCCACCGTGTATTGAGTCTCCCAGCTGACAAGCCAGAGTCCGAGTGCCATGAGGATGTGCTTCACGATTGTGTAAAGGTGGAACTTCTGGGGTACGTCAACGAGAACGATCCCTCCCTCCTTGAGTACTCTGTTCTGTTCTGCCATGAGAAGAGAAGGGTCTTTGAAATGTTCAAGAAGCCCCTGGTGGAAAGCAGCATCGAGACTTCCATTCCTGAACGGCAGAAGGCATGCGTCGGCACAGACTAGCTCTACGTTCTTGCTTCCGGATGACTCTTGTTTGACGAGCGATAGCGAATTGAGCGAGTAGTCAAGAACAATAAGTCTGGCACCGGCTTTCGCCAGCTCGATGCTGTCACGTCCAGAGCCCGCTCCGACCTCAAGAATAGTCTTTCCACGGGGATCAAGGACGGAACGAAGTGCCTCAATTACCCTCTTATCATTTGAGTAGACATCCTCGATCGTCTGCCTTGAATCCCAGAATCTGTCCCACTCTGCCCGTGGGAGTCCATTCTCCCGTGCGTCTCTTTTCTCATCAGCCATCTTATTGACCGTAGCTCAACCTTTCCGCAAGAACCCGAGGGAGCCCGGCAAGTGCGATCTTTTTCTGCGCTGCCTGGATGTCGTACACAACCCTCACGAGCTTCACCCAGCCCTCATCTGGGCTGTAAATGGCAAAACATGCTCTCGGATCTCCGTCTCTTGGCTGTCCTACACTCCCGACATTGACGAGATACCGCTCGTTGTTCTTGAATTCAATAGTCTCTCCGGAAGATATCCGGCAGTCGCTCCCATCGCTCCTGAAAAAAACGGGCTTGTGAGAGTGCCCTATGAAGCAGACCTTCTCGTGGAACGTATGCAATTCCCTGCCGGCTTCAACCGGATGGAAGACATAGTTCCATCTTTCCGGTCTGGATGGTGATGCATGCACTACTCTGAAACCATCTCTTGTGAACGATAAGGGAAGTTTGATCAGGTAGTTCTTGTTGCTTTCTGTGAGCTGCTCACCCGTCCAGACAACTGCACTCCTGGCAACCGAGTTGAAAAAACCGGGTTCCGTCAGCCCTACGGCAGCAGAGTCATGATTTCCGCAAACGACTGCGCTTGAACACTTGTTCACTCTGTCTATGCATTCATTGGGCTCCGCACCATAGCCGACAAGATCGCCCGCGCACAGAATCTCGTCAATGCCATCCTCCTCGATTCTCTTCAGCACCGAATCAAGGGCCTCAAGGTTTGAATGGATGTCTGAGATGACAGCTATTCTCAAGAATTACGCTCCCGGGTTCTTGAGTTCCCTGCCCCGGAACTCCCGTGCAACGCTGTCAAGTATGCCGTTCACGAACTTCCCTGAATCCTCGGTCCCGAACCTCCTTGCGATCTCAATCGCCTCGTCGATAGCGACTTTTGGGGGGACTTCAGTCAGGTAAAGAATTTCCGCAACACTGTATCTCAGGACATTTCTGTCGGTGGCTGCCATTCTCCCCAATTCCCAATTCTTTGAGGTCCGCGAGATTATCTCGTCAATCTGCCGGGCATGCTCACTGAATGCTCTGACCAGCTCCCGGGTGTAGCTGTCAATACTTGCCTCATGCTCGGATTCCGAAAGAACCTCGTTCGCGACGGACATAGGTTCACCGGACGAAATCTCCGCCTGATAGAGGATTCTGAAAGCCAGCTCTCTTGCCTTTCTTCTCTTCTTCAATCCCATCTCCCTGTCAAACCCGACGGCGGAAATGCCCGAGAGTACGCTATCTGCTTGTCCCGACTCATCATCACAGTGTCCGAAGTTACTTTATGCCACTGCGGACTGTCAAGAATTCCCATCGATGGCAGGGTGAGGGGAATCAGTGGTGCGAGGAGGATGCCGCAGATGCGGTGACAATTCCGGCCATGATCGTGGCGCGACCTAGATTGTGAACAAAAGCAGCCGGAGCGCCTCGAAGTAGTCGTCCGTCTCGAAGCGCACGACGAACGGCTCTTTCAGAACGGCCCCCGGGTAAAAAGAAGCTTTGTAAGCACTAAAATGATTCTTGTACCTGATCTCGACCACTAAATGATTCGGAAGCCGAATCAGGCATTTTGCCACATCCCTTTTGAGCGCCTTTGCGACGCCTTCACGAATTCTCGCTACTGCAATCTCAGGATGAATGCTCACGGTTGAGCTTCCTATCCCTTCTTTGACCGCAGCCGTGCCAATGTTGGAATTGAGCGTATTAACTTCGTCACACAGCCCCTTGTCCCCGGAAACGAATACTACGGGCACTCTGGCCAGGCCGGCTGCATAGGCATTTAGCAGGAACTCGGAGGCATTCCGGTCGTTGAGCTTGATTCCATACACGATGCTCCCCGCCATAGTGTGAGCCAACGGACTGGTCTCAGCTCCGGCGCGCGAGTGATATCCAACCATTATGACTGCATAGAATGACTCGTCCAGTTCCTGCATCATGCCGAATGGATGGCCGCTCCAGCCTCGAATCAGGCGAGCTTCTTTGGGCAATTTTGATGCAATGATGTTTCTGCCCGTATCATGGGCGTCCTTGACCAGTATTTCGCTGGCGCCGGCGCTCACCGCTCCTTCGCAGGCTGCCTGAACCTCGGCGGTCATCTGCTCCCGAAAAGCGGCGCTGTCGCGTTTCTCAAGATCCGTCTCGTTCCAATGGGTGACCCCTGTGATACCTTCGATGTCAGCGCTGATATAGATTTTCATTTCGTTTCCTCCGGCTACTTTCTAGTGACGGCCACGCTTTCGATCCTGTCGCCCACTTGAATCGCATCAACCACTTCCATACCTTCCAGGACCTGTCCGAAAATCGTGTAGCGTCCGTCAAGGTGCGGTGTCGGGCAATGGGTCACAAAGAGCTGACAGCCCTCCGTGTCTTTCCCTGCGCTTGCCACTCCGACCATTCCCCGCCTGTACTTCAAGAGACTGAATTCTGACCGAATCGCATAGCCCGGCCCTCCCCAGCCGTCGCCGCGCGGATCGCCGCCTTGAATCACAAAATTCGAAACGACACGATGAAACACCAATCCATTGAAAAATCCCTTGTCTATCAACTTCATCATGCTCATCACGGTGAACGGAGCTTCATCTGGAAAAAGTCGAATCTTAATATCGCCCCTGCTTGTTCTGAGGAGAATCTCTTGATCTCTCCTTATGGCGTCGAAATACTTCCAGTCATAGTCGGTGTACTTGGCAGCCGAATGCTTGGGAATACGGTCACTGTAGTCCTTGCCAGTGATGTTCTTGAGGGCTTGAGCCGCGGCCGTCACCACCGTGTTGTCCTCGTTAAGCAACGCCTGTTCAAGCAGAGAAA
It contains:
- a CDS encoding class I SAM-dependent methyltransferase, with the protein product MADEKRDARENGLPRAEWDRFWDSRQTIEDVYSNDKRVIEALRSVLDPRGKTILEVGAGSGRDSIELAKAGARLIVLDYSLNSLSLVKQESSGSKNVELVCADACLLPFRNGSLDAAFHQGLLEHFKDPSLLMAEQNRVLKEGGIVLVDVPQKFHLYTIVKHILMALGLWLVSWETQYTVGGLENVLRANGFSPVSAYGDWMVPGLFYRGTRYLLMRLRIARLPLYPRGIPVVTAVSESFRRWFRKKKVSYYTYFVIGVIARKECRCPR
- a CDS encoding glycosyltransferase family 4 protein — encoded protein: MKILAINWRDIANPEAGGAEVHIHEILKRFVTWGHEVTLLASGFPDCREEVRIDGIRVIRKGRWHNANLALPIYYVMKLKNERFDIVLEDINKIPFFSPLYAKSRVVATVPHLFGSTVFKETSPILAMYVYLHELLIPLVYAKVPFVAISESTRDDLVRRGVNRHRISVIHCGLDHALYSDSSTIAKSKKALLVYLGRLRKYKGVQYLLKAMLLVKERVPDARLVVVGNGPYKGPLVELSEKLGVLDIVSFVGQVPSDEKVRLLREAHLVVNPSPKEGWGLTVLEANACGTPVVASRSPGLIDSVRDGVSGILVEHGNIRELADAMIRIIEDKELSAKLSKGAKEWSLTFNWDTCAKEMEKFLLGALR
- a CDS encoding metallophosphoesterase family protein; this encodes MRIAVISDIHSNLEALDSVLKRIEEDGIDEILCAGDLVGYGAEPNECIDRVNKCSSAVVCGNHDSAAVGLTEPGFFNSVARSAVVWTGEQLTESNKNYLIKLPLSFTRDGFRVVHASPSRPERWNYVFHPVEAGRELHTFHEKVCFIGHSHKPVFFRSDGSDCRISSGETIEFKNNERYLVNVGSVGQPRDGDPRACFAIYSPDEGWVKLVRVVYDIQAAQKKIALAGLPRVLAERLSYGQ
- a CDS encoding M55 family metallopeptidase, whose translation is MKIYISADIEGITGVTHWNETDLEKRDSAAFREQMTAEVQAACEGAVSAGASEILVKDAHDTGRNIIASKLPKEARLIRGWSGHPFGMMQELDESFYAVIMVGYHSRAGAETSPLAHTMAGSIVYGIKLNDRNASEFLLNAYAAGLARVPVVFVSGDKGLCDEVNTLNSNIGTAAVKEGIGSSTVSIHPEIAVARIREGVAKALKRDVAKCLIRLPNHLVVEIRYKNHFSAYKASFYPGAVLKEPFVVRFETDDYFEALRLLLFTI
- a CDS encoding DUF2723 domain-containing protein, whose amino-acid sequence is MAEVTEDKSLSKGSLNRSGSIELICGAALFVVAFAAYLITLTPTVPFWDAGEFIATAYVLGIPHPPGTPLYVLIGRLASIIPVSTIAVRLNFLSAFTSVLAVLFLYLSTLRLLKLWFKPPLKSFQTITCCLGALSAGLFAAFSRVFWDSAIEAEVYSLSSFFMMFCLWLSLRWWERLGEKNDDTLLLLIVYLLSLSVSIHLGTVLVAPSIVLLVFAVNWRSIFNSKFIGWAFLLCFVGVSVHLYLLIRSRLNPPIDEANPDNWRALWDVLRRDQYKPGSIFIRRADFSLQLGMYIRYLKEQFVLTNYLTPVSIYLPLALGIFGAVSHAMREKKGFLLIGTFFLITSLGLIIYLNFTASEVRERDYFYTFSFLIMAMWIGMGLAALADWVRISVKGGLQKPLIVSVWSISIILPILPVSPRPVSDRFFTHDRRGNFVAHDYAYNMLVPLEKNAVILTNGDNDTFPLWYIQEVEKVRKDVRVVNLSLLNTPWYIKQLKHQDPKVPIDMPDNVIDSLEPYRDAEGRAVLIKDIMVKHILEVNETRGAAKQPIYLAVTVPDQMGLAPRLTLEGLVFRVQPQPVGPYGKVDIDKTIQNLYHTFRYGGLLTEDRRYDETIYKDDNSFKLVQNYAAAHVRLAWQLREVQKIDDGIKEMEAARRINPFFEGVVGWLGIFYESAGKFDKARDHYREMLKKFANDPQIGLELRFRYALMLQSTGQANEAITELEKVCESGQFRDAVKTLGQMYWENGRQAEAVELLKRWLDVYPEDSEMRAIYAAYSGIFASEKVERRSGGKFIQLGKP
- the nusB gene encoding transcription antitermination factor NusB, encoding MKKRRKARELAFRILYQAEISSGEPMSVANEVLSESEHEASIDSYTRELVRAFSEHARQIDEIISRTSKNWELGRMAATDRNVLRYSVAEILYLTEVPPKVAIDEAIEIARRFGTEDSGKFVNGILDSVAREFRGRELKNPGA